In Streptomyces sp. 840.1, one DNA window encodes the following:
- the metG gene encoding methionine--tRNA ligase — protein sequence MARHLVTSALPYINGIKHLGNMVGSMLPADVYSRYLRQRGHDVLYICATDQHGTPAELAAKAAGLSVAEFCAQAHEAQKAVYDGFQLAFDYFGRSSSQQNVEITQHFARELHSHGFIEERAIRQVYSPVDGRFLPDRYVEGTCPHCGYDKARGDQCENCTRVLDPTDLLNPRSAISGSTELEVRETTHLFLLQSKLQHEVEAWVARHEDQWPQLSSSIARKWLTEGLHDRAITRDLDWGVPVPADTWPELAADGKVFYVWFDAPIEYIGATKEWSDAAPAGESRDWKSWWYEADDTVRYTQFMAKDNVPFHTVMFPATELGVREPWKKVDVVKGFNWLTYYGGKFSTSQRRGIFTDAALETLPADYWRYFLIANAPESDDSSFTWEHFAATVNKDLADTLGNFVNRVLSFSRKRFGDEVPAGTAAGAAEARLGEETARLLGEYEEHMAALQYRKAAAALRALWSAGNSYLEEKAPWLEIKTDPEGAALTLRTAMNLIHLYAIVSEPLVPASAAAMRGAFALEDDTATWVTAEQAASLDAVPAGTPFTVPPVLFAKISEDDLESFRARFGGADDA from the coding sequence ATGGCTCGACACCTGGTAACCAGCGCGCTTCCCTACATCAACGGGATCAAGCACCTGGGCAACATGGTCGGGTCGATGCTTCCGGCCGACGTGTACTCCCGGTACCTCCGCCAGCGCGGCCACGACGTCCTGTACATCTGCGCGACCGACCAGCACGGGACGCCGGCCGAACTGGCGGCCAAGGCGGCAGGGCTGTCGGTCGCGGAGTTCTGCGCGCAGGCGCACGAGGCGCAGAAGGCCGTGTACGACGGCTTCCAGCTGGCCTTCGACTACTTCGGCCGCAGCTCCTCGCAGCAGAACGTCGAGATCACCCAGCACTTCGCGCGCGAGCTGCACAGCCACGGCTTCATCGAGGAGCGGGCGATCCGCCAGGTCTACTCGCCCGTCGACGGCCGCTTCCTGCCCGACCGCTACGTCGAGGGGACCTGCCCGCACTGCGGTTACGACAAGGCGCGCGGCGACCAGTGCGAGAACTGCACCCGCGTCCTGGACCCGACCGACCTGCTGAACCCGCGCTCGGCGATCAGCGGCTCCACGGAGCTGGAGGTCCGCGAGACCACGCACCTGTTCCTGCTCCAGTCGAAGCTCCAGCACGAGGTCGAGGCCTGGGTGGCGCGCCACGAGGACCAGTGGCCGCAGCTGTCCTCCTCCATCGCCCGGAAGTGGCTGACCGAGGGCCTGCACGACCGCGCCATCACCCGCGACCTGGACTGGGGCGTTCCGGTCCCGGCCGACACCTGGCCGGAGCTGGCGGCGGACGGCAAGGTCTTCTACGTCTGGTTCGACGCCCCGATCGAGTACATCGGCGCGACGAAGGAGTGGTCGGACGCCGCCCCGGCAGGCGAGAGCCGTGACTGGAAGTCGTGGTGGTACGAGGCCGACGACACCGTCCGCTACACGCAGTTCATGGCCAAGGACAACGTCCCGTTCCACACGGTGATGTTCCCCGCCACCGAACTCGGTGTCCGCGAGCCGTGGAAGAAGGTCGACGTCGTCAAGGGCTTCAACTGGCTCACGTACTACGGCGGCAAGTTCTCCACCTCCCAGCGGCGGGGCATCTTCACCGACGCGGCCCTGGAGACCCTGCCGGCCGACTACTGGCGCTACTTCCTGATCGCCAACGCCCCGGAGTCGGACGACTCGTCCTTCACCTGGGAGCACTTCGCCGCCACGGTCAACAAGGACCTGGCCGACACCCTCGGCAACTTCGTGAACCGCGTGCTGTCCTTCTCCCGCAAGCGGTTCGGCGACGAGGTCCCCGCAGGCACGGCGGCCGGCGCGGCGGAGGCGCGGCTCGGCGAGGAGACCGCGCGCCTGCTCGGCGAGTACGAGGAGCACATGGCGGCCCTCCAGTACCGCAAGGCCGCTGCCGCGCTGCGCGCCCTGTGGTCGGCCGGCAACTCCTACCTGGAGGAGAAGGCCCCCTGGCTGGAGATCAAGACCGACCCGGAGGGCGCGGCCCTGACCCTGCGCACGGCGATGAACCTCATCCACCTCTACGCGATCGTCTCCGAACCGCTGGTTCCCGCCTCGGCCGCCGCCATGCGCGGCGCCTTCGCGCTGGAGGACGACACCGCGACCTGGGTGACCGCGGAACAGGCCGCTTCCCTGGACGCCGTGCCGGCCGGTACGCCGTTCACCGTGCCGCCGGTCCTCTTCGCGAAGATCTCCGAGGATGACCTGGAGTCCTTCCGGGCGCGCTTCGGCGGAGCCGACGACGCCTGA
- a CDS encoding adenosine deaminase has translation MISTTRTKHRPKPRLLAGLGALAALTLLPSLPATAAAAPANDASPQSARQVPPRVVTPAERRTAAYLGSLRNRPARLKAFFEDLPKGGDLHNHLSGAATTEFLLKLAIEHGLCIDATMTAVAPPCGPGTRPAADARTDAAFRQQIIRAWSMQDFPAGQSGHDHFFDTFGKFGLATGDRGKLLANVADTVVEQNQFYLETMVTPASDSAKKLADKVGYDADLAAFHRKLLAGGQLDRVVDDAVKEADGADAQFRAAAHCDTARPDPGCRLPVRWVSQVSRGSTPARVFTQIAVGMRLAERDPRFVAVNLVQPEDGESALANYSLQMRMLQYLRGQYPGAHLTLHAGELAPGLVKPEDLTFHIREAVLVAGAERIGHGVDLVQEDNWRQLARTMAQRKVAVEVPFSSNKQILGVAGNDHPFNAYRRYGVPVVLATDDPGVSRINISHEYQYAAKTYSLGYTELKDLARASLEYAFRDGRSLWADGSAPSGYQLVPACRGERPGAGRPGPRCSRYLAASPKAATEWRQEAAFATFERDNGGRG, from the coding sequence GTGATCTCAACAACCCGGACGAAACACCGTCCCAAGCCCCGTCTCCTGGCCGGGCTCGGCGCACTCGCCGCTCTGACCCTGCTCCCGTCGCTCCCGGCCACCGCGGCCGCCGCGCCCGCGAACGACGCGTCGCCGCAGAGCGCCAGGCAGGTCCCGCCCCGTGTGGTGACCCCGGCCGAGCGCAGGACCGCCGCGTACCTCGGCTCGCTGCGGAACAGGCCGGCGCGGCTGAAGGCCTTCTTCGAGGACCTGCCCAAGGGCGGTGACCTCCACAACCACCTGTCGGGCGCGGCCACCACCGAGTTCCTGCTCAAGCTCGCGATCGAGCACGGCCTCTGCATCGACGCGACGATGACGGCTGTCGCACCGCCCTGCGGGCCGGGCACCAGGCCTGCGGCCGACGCCCGGACGGACGCCGCCTTCCGGCAGCAGATCATCAGGGCCTGGTCCATGCAGGACTTCCCGGCCGGCCAGTCCGGACACGACCACTTCTTCGACACGTTCGGCAAGTTCGGCCTGGCGACCGGGGACCGGGGCAAACTCCTCGCCAATGTGGCCGACACCGTGGTCGAGCAGAACCAGTTCTATCTGGAGACCATGGTCACCCCGGCCTCCGACAGCGCCAAGAAGCTCGCCGACAAGGTCGGTTACGACGCCGACCTGGCCGCCTTCCACCGCAAGCTGCTGGCCGGAGGGCAGCTCGACCGGGTCGTCGACGACGCGGTCAAGGAGGCCGATGGTGCCGACGCCCAGTTCCGGGCGGCCGCGCACTGCGACACCGCGCGCCCCGATCCGGGCTGCCGGCTCCCCGTCAGGTGGGTCTCCCAGGTCTCCCGGGGAAGCACTCCGGCGCGGGTGTTCACGCAGATCGCGGTCGGCATGCGGCTGGCGGAGCGCGACCCGAGGTTCGTCGCGGTCAACCTCGTACAGCCCGAGGACGGCGAGAGCGCGCTGGCCAACTACAGCCTCCAGATGCGGATGCTGCAGTACCTGCGCGGCCAGTACCCCGGCGCCCACCTCACCCTGCACGCCGGTGAGCTGGCCCCCGGCCTGGTCAAGCCCGAGGACCTGACCTTCCACATCCGCGAGGCGGTGCTCGTCGCCGGTGCCGAGCGCATCGGGCACGGCGTGGACCTGGTCCAGGAGGACAACTGGCGGCAGCTCGCCCGGACCATGGCGCAGCGCAAGGTCGCCGTCGAGGTGCCGTTCTCCAGCAACAAGCAGATCCTCGGCGTGGCGGGCAACGACCACCCGTTCAACGCCTACCGCCGCTACGGCGTCCCGGTGGTCCTGGCCACCGATGACCCGGGAGTCTCGCGGATCAACATCAGCCACGAGTACCAGTACGCGGCCAAGACCTACAGCCTCGGCTACACCGAGCTGAAGGACCTGGCCCGCGCCTCGCTGGAGTACGCCTTCCGCGACGGCCGCAGCCTGTGGGCCGACGGCTCCGCGCCCTCCGGGTACCAGCTGGTCCCGGCCTGCCGAGGCGAGCGGCCCGGCGCCGGCCGGCCGGGTCCGCGCTGCTCCCGCTACCTCGCCGCCAGCCCGAAGGCCGCGACGGAGTGGCGCCAGGAGGCGGCCTTCGCCACCTTCGAGCGCGACAACGGCGGGCGCGGCTGA